The Cicer arietinum cultivar CDC Frontier isolate Library 1 chromosome 1, Cicar.CDCFrontier_v2.0, whole genome shotgun sequence genome contains the following window.
TactatgtttttgttttattgaaGTAGTAGAAAGTTATTTGAgattgaaatatttgttatggTATATGGATGAATGTGGGGAGAAAGAATGTAAGGTTGCTATTTCCCTTCTAAACATGTTTTTATCCCTCTTTGTTCTGtttctaaatatattattattattattatcattattattattattattattattattattattattattattattattatttgaattatttttaattaatcgaACAAAATTAAAGTACTATAAACAATAATCACTATCTTTATTATATCATAACTTTgcataatgattaaaaaaattaacaatagaaaacattatatataaatacatcataatattttaataattaaaatgtaacaaccATCTTAAATGACCggtatataattaaaacataatcaccacaacttaatttcataattatatgattaattaaatctaacaacaaaaaatattactcagataatttatatactttGATAAAAATAGAGTTTGTCATTATCAActatatcaaattttacttaaattttggTAAATATTTTATATCCATGAAATATCCgttaaatagtaaaattttgATATAGTATAAAGAGTTTAAATCCAACTCAAAACGGTCATAAAATAGTGATTAACTTCACgttgattaataataatttgtttatattttatgattaaacttttgcaaaatattgtttttatcatattattttaaaagtaaaaatatttttttttaattataaattctaCAATTTCTTTTATCTCAactatttacaaaaatattaataaatttaagtatatcaccttaaaaaaatatttaaattaaacctGCCCATAGCacgaaaaatattatagtattaattaatacaattcttaaataaataaaaaattaagagtaATTACTCTttccgtttcaaaataattaacgCATTTGACCATCTCACtcaaattaagaaattatgATAGATGAAAGAGAGAgaacaataattttatcaaactatcCTTTTAAACTATTGGTTAATTCTAATTATCATAAATACGAAGCGGAgataataaattagaaatatgtttattctactaattaaaggataaaaattaaagttatattaaaaataaaaaacaaaaattattttgagataatttttataaaaaaatattccacAATTATTATAGAACCGAGGAATAATTTtgcaaacatatttttaaataccaATTTAGGTTAATGTATCTATTTAATCTCAATTCACAACTAAATACTAacttctattaaaaaattacttCTATTTAGGGTCCAATTTAATGGCcgttaatatatattaatgacTATATAGCAAATGGCTTTGGAAAATCCTTAATGAGATTGTAAATGATTTAATGACtcatttgaaaaagaaattaattaattggtttgactatttttatatttaaatcaatcaTTTAATGAGTCCCTAGATAGAGTTTGTTTTGTATTGATCGATATCAGTTAATTCAATTACTTCAAGATAATTGAgagtaattaattaatctagtaaagatatttttttaatatttaattctaTTGATATTATATgagttacaaattaaaaatttcctcaaaaaggatttaatttaacaaatcaaaatttacattatttataatatttgatataGTATATTTGATAAATCTAGAATTAAGTTAGATGTATTAGTTATATAATTTAAtgccaaataaaaaatagtgaATGCACTACAAAAAAACGTATATAGACAGTTTTCATAAAAGATACTTCCAAAAAGGAGCTATGTCCAATATAATACAGAAAGACCATACAATAGCATGCCTATAAAATCTTGTCGTTTAATcacataataacaaaaatatggtCTAGAGATGAGGGTAACCATTGGTTACAAATTCGTTTAACCTTTATAAATATCACATTATCAAATTTCATTTTGTCCAAAAAATGGCAATCAAAAACATCATTTCCATAACATGTCTATTCCTCCTCCTTCTTCCATTAATCTCTTGCACCAAAAACAAACaggtattttatttttctactaaTTCTTCTCACAATTAATcttttagattaatttttatgtgGAATCTcatgtgaattttttattttttttttacagatttATCTAGTTGAGTTTAAAGAGAACACAAATGAAGATAAAACATTGCATGAAATAGAGAATACACATCACTCTTATTTGCATTTGGTGAAAGAAACTGAGGAAGAAGCCAGAGCTTCACTTCTTTATAGTTACAAACACACTTTCAATGGCTTTGCAGCATTGCTTACACCAAATGAAGCCAATAATCTCTCaggtaaaataaaactatataattTCTCAACGATTTCACACTTTACTATTAGAAAAAGTTGAATTAGCGACGAACAAACTATAAGTTGAggactaaattttttaattttttcgtCCTTAATTTTGTCGGTATAGTTCAACTTTTTCTAATAGCACCTTACTCTTGTTAGTGACATTTAtagcaaaaaaaatgaaaatgaaacagGAATGGAAGGAGTGGTCTCTGTGCATAAGAGCCAGAGAAGGATCTACTCAATGCATACAACAAGGTCTTGGAAGTTTGTGGGGTTAGATGGACCATTAGATCCTTTTTTTGATGAaaaatccaatgagacaaatagAGACATTTTAGCCAAAGCAAAACATGGAGAAGATATTATAGTAGGAATGGTTGATAGTGGTAAGTTATGTGCATATATATCTTGTTTTTTAATCATGTCTGTGTTTTTACTCtgcttatatataattaaatgtaaaatGTTCTCATTAATTTGGCTCTACTTTTGATAGTAACCAGAATTCTATTGACTCAAATTGATGAGCTTTGAAGCTCTTACAATGCTGGAAATATGAAAATGTTGACAAGGAACTAAACCAAAGTTGTAAGAATTTCGAATCCAGAGAAATATTATTCTACCTATTTCTaacaatatttttgaatgaCTTTCTAACTACCATTCTCCCTATTATAACATAAATGGATCTTATataattagggaatataataactaatttttattttctaaacaatATCTTAATTGGGCTAAGGCCCAAAGTTCAGGGTCCTATCAATTTTCTAATGTTCTAAGTTTTGTGAGAGTTGAAAAATTATCAGTTGTTCTGTAATAAGCAATTTAATAGAAAGTGTGGTTAAATAGTTGTTATTGTGGCATAGTAAAATTGTGTAGCGGATTTGGAACAAAGTACAATTTTCTGTTATATATCTGCAGTTAACAACAGTAGTTCTATTCTATGTGATTATCAATACAAAGAGCAATGTGTTTGTGTGTTGTAGGTGTGTGGCCAGACTCAAAGAGCTTCAGTGATGAAGGGATGGGTCCTGTTCCACAGAAATGGAAAGGGGTGTGCCAAAGTGGAACTCATTTTAGTTCATCTAAATGCAATAGGTAACTAAATGCTTTTTTTTAGTACCATTTGAACTTCTATGCTACACTTTTTTTCctatatcaaattatatttacatGAATAGATTGACTTATTTTACTGCAACTATACTAATGAGGGAATTTGCTTGATGGGTCTACATAATTAAGCTCAGTTTCTCTTTACATAAAAAAgctaaatatttttgtttttattttctgaaaaaacatattttaatttgttaataagAAGATGCAAGACTTTAAagtgaattattgtgataaagaaAAGATGATATGTTGGTtataatgcaatttttttaaataaaaaatattttcagaaAATTAACTTACActaaattttcatcattttatttcttttcttgaagGGTACTGCTAGCACTGTTCCAAATAGATAGTTACTGTTACACTTGTGATATATCTGAATTAATCCAGCTCAATCTAGATATTTCTTTGAATTCATTTTTACTTGTTAGATAAAAAGAAGACAAGACAATTGCCTTTTGAAATGAAAGTTCTATACTTTGGAACCTTTGAATAGGTTCCTTTCTAAGTTAACCAGTATAATTAGTAGTTTCTTTGTCTACATTATATAATCTTGTACGGAATATTAACACTGTTGGCTTGAACATTACAAAAGCCAAAGCTCCTTTCACTATCTGTTGCATAAATTATTAGCATGTCATATTCATggtctataaataaatattcatatacTTAGGAAAATGTGTAAAGAACACTATTCATTATCCCTACATGCCAAGAAGgccatattttaaaaaaattgtagacATCATTAAAAGTTACTcacatgtaatttttttaatcaaaaaagcAGAATAAATTAAGAACATGTTAGAAGATTTCCATAAGAAAGAAGTAAAGAACAGACAAAGTATAAGAAACAGAATTAAACAACTAGATTCAAGGggacatatttatatatatatagatgctGACATGTCACATATTATGAGAATTCCTACATTATAATTTTCTGCATTCACATAGTCGGATAATATGATTGTTCTATTGTTAGAttgaacaatttaaaattaaacttgatatttattttattataaaaaaaaaattaaaatcatcatttttttcaaatgagaTCAAAAAAATCTCGACTGTGAATTTCGAATCATGTGACTGCAGAGAATTCGAATTCGAGTTAGACACAATGATAAGGTCAAAGAAGACATTTTCTGATAAAGTTTTCATAGTATTTGgagttattttctaaatttgtaTGATTTCAATAGCTTTTGTCTTTTTGATTTAATAGTTTTTTGGCTTGTTCTGTTTTTCATCTCGTGAGCCCCCCTCTTctaaattttctttctttttagttATGTCAGTGCCTTTTGTTATGCTCTGCATATTCATCCATTAGTCTATATAGAGatgattgaattgtgaaagaaaaggaaataatatTGTCCAATTATTGAATAACTTTATAGTCTATACTGAAAACAAAACAGTCAACGCATCACAAAACATCCAAACATATGCACGATAGAGAAAAGAGAGAGTCATCTAAAACTACAGGACAATGTATTTTGTCAGTATAAATCAGGACAAGCCATGGTTTGGTTTGCTTCCTCGTGATGTTGTGTAATTGTGTTTCATTATAGTATATACAAAATTAATGCACATTTAATCTAACCTCATTTGTTAATGTTTTTAAGTCATAGTTTAACtaacaaatattgatattgttatggTAGATATTATATcttatatttgaatataaaacTTTGCATTTGCATGTTTGAATTCCTAATAATGTTCACAATCTCATTTAcgaactaaaaaaaatcattagttaattaattgagATAAATTGATTCTAACATCTTATCTACTTTCATTAAATGATCTTAATATTGAGATATCGTAATAATATTCTCTACAATacatcaattttatatatacttttttttcttcttataattcattctaaaatatgtacttaataattttatattaagaaaattttataaacataatttatatcataGTAACATTTTGTTTGAAGACGAGTTATGTAATATGGTAGCCATTGCATTATGaagaatgaaaaaatattaacgAAAAACTActagaaaaagtaaaattatataataaaaaaaaatgaaaatgagttCAAATTGTGGTATGGCTACACtgtgataaaatttatgtttatattttgaattcaacTTTTTTCTAGTAGATACTAATATATtctattatcaaattattaattacaAATTGTGGCATGGTCATCAAGAAGATTTAACATTTTCCAACTTCATATATCATGTAACTTAAAGTAACATATTTTTGATGCAGAAAGATAATTGGAGCTAGGTACTATTTGCAAGGTTATGAAAGTATATATGGACCTCTAGATGAAGAGGAGGATTACAAATCTGCTCGCGACAAAGACGGCCACGGAACACACACATCTTCAATAGTTGCAGGGCGAGCTGTTGCAAATGCATCTGCACTTGGAGGCTTCGCCAGTGGCACAGCTTCTGGCGGAGCCCCTTTAGCTCGCCTTGCAATATACAAAGCATGTTGGCCATTTAAAGGAAAATCGAAAAGCGATGGAAATATTTGTACAGATATTGATTTGCTTAAAGCTATAGATGATGCTATTAATGATGGTGTTGATGTTTTAAGTCTTTCCATTGGGTTTCATGAGCCATTGACATATGATGAAGATGTTATTGCCAAAGGTTCATTACAAGCTATAAAGAACAACATTGTTGTTGTTTGTAGTGCTGGAAATGCTGGTCCTTTTCCTCATACTTTGTCAAACCCTGCTCCTTGGATCATCACTGTTGGTGCTAGTACTGTTGATCGCACATTTCTTGCTCCAGTTAAGCTCACCAATGGTACAATCATTGAGGTAAATTTAAAGTTCAcaagaaaaaattaaagattttaatAGAATTTTACAAACTATTCTCGAAaagatttaaaatttgttacaaAACTAAATTCTTACTATCGAATTAAAACTTCgtgattttaatcaaatttattatctatataacagaaattaaattatattggtTAAATACTTTAAATGTTTGGCACTATGACCAAATAATATGATTTCGCAAGTATAACACTTTTTTACAGCATTAATGTATAGTTAGATATTGGATTGTTTGAACTTAAATTactttgttaattaattttagggTCGATCAATTACACCACTCCTCATAGAAAATAGTTTCCGTCCATTAGTCTTTGCAAGTGATGTTGAAAATCCAAGTGTACCAAGTGCAAATTCTAGGTACTACTAACTACTAATATTTGtctatctaaaaaaaaaaagttttgtcaatatatttagattattgaactaataataaatctaaaaggttaatttgtattatttaatttgatgatGCAGTTATTGCCTTGACAATACCCTTGACCCAAGCAAGGTAAAGGGGAAGATAGTGCTATGCATGAGAGGGCAAGGTACTAGAATGAAAAAAGGGTTGGAAGTTCAAAGGGCTGGTGGTGTTGGTTTGATCCTTGGGAACAATAAATTATATGGAAATGACCTACCTTCTGATCCTCATTTCATTTCAGCCACTGGAGTGAACTATGACAATACCTTGAAACTTATTCAATATATTCATTCTTCCcctaatccaatggcacaactTTTACCTGGAACAACAGTGTTAGATTCCAAACCAGCACCCTCTATGGCTGTCTTCACTAGCAGAGGTCCTAATATAATTGACCCTAATATTCTAAAGGTGATTCCCATTGCAGATTCtatcacaatattaatttttttcctatattaaatatattacttaTCAGTAAATTTcacattgttttgtttttattttattgttcacCAAACAATATAGAAGACAACTTACGACTTAAGAATTTATCGTGCGTTGTTCTGATGATTGTAATGTATATAAAACATGAATCTAGATTGTATCTGGTGTGACTGTACACGGTCAGTCACATTTAGAATGTCTGATCAAGATAGAACGATCcaaatttcaatatatattttgattattttaaaaaatttaaattactaaatttgaaatttgaactaTCTCACAAGAATATGTGGCTGAATGTGTGTAGTTGTGATTGCAGACAATCTGTAGATCCATAAAACACACTCTCAATATTCAAGTGATTATTGATTTTTGAAGATAGATAGTTAGTCCTAGATCTTTGATGTTACTCTTTCTATGTCATCAGCCAATTAAATTATGTCTCTAGTATACATATTAAAATAgtaaacaaatatattatagttttaaaaatttctcaaaTGAATTTTGGACATTATTCAGCCTGACATAACAGCTCCTGGAGTAGACATATTGGCAGCATGGACAGCTAAAGATGGTCCTACAAGAATGACATTCAATGATAAACGAGTTGTTAAGTACAATATCTTTTCAGGAACTTCAATGGCTTGCCCTCATGTTTCTGCAGCTGCTGTTCTTCTCAAAGCCATGTACCCTACTTGGAGTCCTGCTGCTATAAGATCTGCCATCATGACTTCAGGTAATTTCAAGATCAATA
Protein-coding sequences here:
- the LOC101490419 gene encoding subtilisin-like protease SBT5.6; the encoded protein is MAIKNIISITCLFLLLLPLISCTKNKQIYLVEFKENTNEDKTLHEIENTHHSYLHLVKETEEEARASLLYSYKHTFNGFAALLTPNEANNLSGMEGVVSVHKSQRRIYSMHTTRSWKFVGLDGPLDPFFDEKSNETNRDILAKAKHGEDIIVGMVDSGVWPDSKSFSDEGMGPVPQKWKGVCQSGTHFSSSKCNRKIIGARYYLQGYESIYGPLDEEEDYKSARDKDGHGTHTSSIVAGRAVANASALGGFASGTASGGAPLARLAIYKACWPFKGKSKSDGNICTDIDLLKAIDDAINDGVDVLSLSIGFHEPLTYDEDVIAKGSLQAIKNNIVVVCSAGNAGPFPHTLSNPAPWIITVGASTVDRTFLAPVKLTNGTIIEGRSITPLLIENSFRPLVFASDVENPSVPSANSSYCLDNTLDPSKVKGKIVLCMRGQGTRMKKGLEVQRAGGVGLILGNNKLYGNDLPSDPHFISATGVNYDNTLKLIQYIHSSPNPMAQLLPGTTVLDSKPAPSMAVFTSRGPNIIDPNILKPDITAPGVDILAAWTAKDGPTRMTFNDKRVVKYNIFSGTSMACPHVSAAAVLLKAMYPTWSPAAIRSAIMTSARANDNTGKPITDETGKPTTPFAMGSGHFHPKRATNPGLVYDASYTDYLLYLCNLKTTQNLNLSYNCPNPLPEPFDLNYPSIQIHKLNYTKTIQRTVTNVGRNESVYKFIAKPPKEFNIIAFPSKLKFTHLGQKREFTITVTENKDHIRTKSDSEKYYFGWYTWTDRRHVVKSPVAVSFQ